The genomic stretch CCATGGCGTCCAGGGTCTTCCCCCATTCATCTTGGGACGGTTTCTGTACAGATGACAGAGTACTCAGGACTAGCTACACAGCCCGCAAAGGCGCCTAAGAGCTTGCAGCGATCACCCCTAGTCTCCTACAACCACCCGTCCCGGGAGACTGCGCTGCAGTGTGGACAGCTACGTCTTCGTGGAAAAGCGCGCGCCTCCATTTTGCGCCGCACAAAAGCGAACACAATGACCCAGAAGCCCACGTGGGGCCTAAGCCACTGCAGGCAAGGCGCTTCGCGCGCACGGCCTACCGGGACATGTAGTCCGGTGCCCGCACACTGTTTACCTGCACGTCCTGGAAGAGGGCGCGGCCGCCGCGCTGGTTTTGCATCTTCAAGAAACGCTCGGCGCCCTCGCGCTTCTCCTCAGCCAACTCGCGGAAGAAGTGGCCCACACCCTCCAGAGCCACATCGTCACGGTCGAAATAGAAGCCCTGTGGGAAGACAGGCGCGAAAAACGTTTAGCGGGAAGAAAGGCCGGCCAGGCGCCGGACTCCGCCCTCCGACTACCCAACGAGACAAAGGCGGCCAGCGCACGCGCAGAGGGCCGGAGGTGCGCGCTAGTGGGGGAACTTAGGCTGGGGGCGTCCTGGGGACCCTCACCAGAGAGAGGTAGGTGTAGGAGGCCCGCAGGTGCATGTTGACCAGGCGGTTGACGGCGGCCTCCACCTCGGTAGAATAATTCTGACGAATCTGGGAGCTCATGGTTGATCCTGGACAAGGAATTAAATTCAAACTTGGGTGTTCGCTGCCGGTGGCAGAAGACGGCCAGGAAGATGGCTCCGAAGGTTGCGACTGGAAAAAAGGTTGGAGGGTGGCCGTTGGCTGGTAGAAGGGGCGTCCCTGGGTCTGTTCCGTCCAAACACTGTTGAAGCAAGAGACAGATCCGCAGGACCGCCGAAAGCA from Canis aureus isolate CA01 chromosome 1, VMU_Caureus_v.1.0, whole genome shotgun sequence encodes the following:
- the FTL gene encoding ferritin light chain translates to MSSQIRQNYSTEVEAAVNRLVNMHLRASYTYLSLGFYFDRDDVALEGVGHFFRELAEEKREGAERFLKMQNQRGGRALFQDVQKPSQDEWGKTLDAMEAALLLEKSLNQALLDLHALGSARADPHLCDFLENHFLDEEVKLIKKMGDHLTNLRRLATPQAGLGEYLFERLTLKHD